CCTTGAGGTTAATTTTTCGCACAGACCTACCACCTTTTGTTAGTGACCGGTTCGGGTGATTTAAACGCAATTTGACAGAAATGGCCCACCCATCAGGGCTGATGTGGCATAATAGTCAACTATGTTACGTTTGACTGGTGCTTCAACAAAAATGTTATGTTTGACCGGCACTTTGAAcgttatgacatgtgggacccacatgtcagtgtcagccaACAATAAAAAAATCCCAATCTCACTCTCTCCCTCAGTCCTCACGAACCCTCTCCCTGCCCGATACGCACAGCCGCCGCCAACCTCCTGTGCTCGCCCGCACGGGGCACACCTGAGGCAAACACGGCACGTAGTCGCTGCTGAAATTGTTTGTTCGCCCGGGTGCGTGTGCACCAGGGAATGACTTCCCCAATCCCCATGCAGCCTTTTCGCGCCTGCCTTCCTTCCAGCTTCCACGAACAAACGCAGAAAGCGTCTCCAGCAGCACCAACCAGCGAGTCAACAACTTCCCGCCAGCTCGTCAACGTCGTCTTCCTCCGCTCAAGAAATAGAAAACGCCCTCAACTCTCCTGTCCTCAGTGCTGCCTTTCtcgggacgaggaggaggctgTGGCCTGTGTCAGGTGTCAGGCGTGCAGGAGAAGatgccgccgccggcgacccctGCCCCTAGCGCTACCGTGCACCCATGCTTGAGGACGCACGGAAAAGAGGTCGCTAGGCTGCACCTGTTCGACTGGATCGTGCTGCTCCTGCTTGTCGCCACGATTGGTTTGCTGGGCCTGGTCCAGCCGTTCCACCGCTTCGTGTCCCAGGACATGATGGCGGACCTCCGGTACCCCATGAAGCGCAGCACCGTGCCCGACTGGGCCGTGCCGGTACGGCACACATATACGCCCCATCTTCCGATGAAGATCATGCTCTGGGTTCCATACATCACTGATGAAATCGCAGCTGCAGTTTCCCGGAGTGAGCTTTGATTCTAGTAGTTTTGGGGTTTTCATGCAGGTTATTGCCGTCGTTGTGCCGATGGTTTTCATCGTTGGGATATACATCAAGAGGAGGAACGTCTATGACCTGCATCACGCCATCCTTGGCAAGTTAATTTCTCTTCTTACGCAAGCTAATTTGATTTTTCCGGGGCAGTGATCCCTCTGTGTGGTCACTAAGCTTATTTCTGACATGCGCACAATATTCCCAAGCAGGCCTCCTGTTTTCCGTCCTTATAACTGCTATCGTGACCGTTGCGATCAAGGACGCGGTTGGTCGGCCGCGCCCGGACTTCTTTTGGCGCTGCTTTCCCGACGGAGTGCCGGTGAGTTCATCCCACAGCTTCCTCAGAGCTAGCAGTAGTTGCTTTTTTCTCCTTCCTCACAACTGCAAAATTTACGCGATTTCTAGCTTGGGTAATAAATAGAACGGTGATGGGCTATCCATCTGTAACTCTGAGCTAACGATTTATCTACCTGAACGCCCGATTTTAGAAGTACGACAACGTCACCGGAGATGTGATATGCCACGGTAAACCAGGCGCGATCAAAGAGGGGTACAAGAGCTTCCCGAGTGGGCATGCTTCAGGTAATTGCCGAAAGCCGTTCTCTGAATCTCTGACGCCCGCAAAAAAAGCCTCTCACTCTTGCAATGGCTGGCTGTCTTTCTTGTCCTTTTCAAGGCGCATTTGCTGGGCTTGGATTCCTGTCATGGTACCTGGCCGGCAAAATGAAGGCTTTTGATCGAAGAGGACACATCGCCAAGCTCTGCATCGTTCTTCTGCCTCTCCTTTCCGCGACGATGGTTGCGGTATCGCGGGTGACGGACTACTGGCACCACTGGCAGGATGTGTTTGCTGGTGGAGTCCTTGGTAGGTGTCAAATTCAGTTCAGTTACTTCCCGTCTACTGTAACTCTGATGATTCCTGAATTAAGATCACACAGCCGCTGATTGTGCTTCGTACAACTCCGCAGGATGGGTGGTTGCTTCATTTTGCTACCTTCAGTTCTTTCCACCACCCTACAGTGAACATGGTATGATCCATAGTTTCATATGTATATCAGAGCAATAAAGTTTTCTTTCTTCTTATTTAGAAAAATATATCATGTGTCTACTACCGCCCAAGTGGGCTTGAAGACGTCTGCAGTTACCATAAAACACACGACTAAGCAAGTCTTTCTCTCCTTTCATCAACCTATAGTCAAAGGGATAGCATTCAGGaaatcaatagtcaaaggcggctAGCATAGGTGGACATATGAAAAGGCAATGGGCCTGTCCTTGAATCACCAATGCATATCGTTTCTAACAAAGATAGTCTATAAAAGTGAAACTTTTAATCACTAGCTAATTTATGCCGTATTTTTTTTTAAAccaggcaaaagatttgccattttcattaaaTAAGAGAGGAGGTTCAGACATATGTCGCAACGCGACCAAAAGAAAAGACTACTCTCGCAACATGAGCCTACTCAAATGCTTGGCCCCAGCCAAAGTCCACAGGCGGGCCTCCTCTTTAATTCTTGTGACGATAATTGTGGTCGGAGTCGCGGCGTTGCGAAAAATTCTGGCATTTCGTTCTTTCCATATCTCCCATGAGACAAGCATCATAATGGAGCCAAGAGCCTTTCTGTTATGATCCGCGTTGCTCACCGCCTTTTGCCACCAAGTTCGAACCGAAACTTCATTTCACCAAATCATCGGTGAGCAGTCGTGGATTCCCAGCCAAATGGTAATCTCATTCCAAACTCTATTCGTGAATCTACACTGAAATAGCAGGTGGGCAGCAGACTCTTGAACTTGCTTGCAAAGGGGGCAAAGGTTGCAATTGGGCCATCCCCGCCGAGACAAGCGATCGGCCGTCCAGACTCGGTTCTGGAGAACTAGCCAAGCAAAGAACTTGCATTTGGGAGGAGCCCACGTCTTCCAGATCATGGAAGTATTGGTACTGTAGGTGAGTCCCGCAAATTGCGCCAAGTAAGTCGAGGATGTCGTGTACTCTCTGCTGGTAGTGAATTTCCACGAAATAGTGTCTTGTCTATCTTGGCTTAGAGTGACACCGGCAACCATCTCCCAGAGGTTGGCGAACTCCTGTAAGTGCGTCAAGGTGAGGCCCTGTGTGGTGTTGATCTGATGGATCCAAAAATTGTTGTCCAAAGCCTTGCTAACCACACAGTTCCTCCTTTTTGAAATCTCAAAGATTTTAGGCGCGATGTCTTTGGGTCGAAAACCATTCAGCCAAGAGGATTCCCAGAAAATAGCCTTGTTGCCATCACCAATGGTAACCGTCGTGGCCGCCGCAAAGAGATCTTTATCCTTGTCAGAGCAAGGCGTTCCCATCCGAACCCATGGTTTTGGCGGATCCGCCCACTCAAACCACAACCAACGGAGGCGTAGAGCAGTAGCAAATTTCTCCAGGTTGAGCACACCTAGACCCCCATGAACTTTGGGCTTGCAAACTAGATCCCAGTTCACCTTGCACTTGCCTCCCGTCACCTTATCACATCCTGCCCAGAGATAGGCACGTCTGAGACTATCAATCTTTTTCCTCACTTCTACAGGTAGGTCCAACGGGGTGAGGTGATATATCGCAATCGCCGTAAGGACAACCTTGACCAGGACGATGCGCCCCGGGGTAGCCACATGTATGGCCGACCAGGGCGGGAGCTTGGCAGCCACCTTATCTTCTAGATATTGGAAGTGGATGCGCTTTAGTCTTGCAACCGTAAGCGGTAGGCCAAGGTATCTCATGGGAAAGGTGGCCCGGACCACCGGGAAGGCCTGAAGAATCCCATCCAAATCGATGTTGGCACAACGGATGGGAGCCACATGACTTTTGTTATAATTGGTGGCCAACCCGGTAACTTCACCAAAAGAGCCGAGCGTGGATGCCAAGAACTAGATATCTTCCTTGATAGGAGCAACAAAGATGGCCGCATCATCGGCATACAGAGAAGCCCGCGTGGGGTTACCCCGGAGGGGGCGTAGTTTGCCTTGCTCAGTCGCCTTAGCTAAGATGTGATGGAGCGGGTCAATGGCCAAGACAAAAAGGAGGGGGGATAGGGGATCCCCCTGCCTAAGTCCACATCCGTGCGAAATGGGTCCCCAGGCACCCCATTTAGAAGAACTCTGGACGAGGCCGTGGATAAAAGGGCGGAGATCCAGTCTCGAAAGCGGCTTGGGAAATTATGATGTCTCAATAAATCCATCAAGTAGTCCCATCTAACCGAGTCAAACGCTTTCTTGATGTCTAGCTTGAAGAGCAGGGTCGGTGATTTGTTGCGGTGAAATCGACGTGCCAAGTTTCGGACATACATAAAGTTATCATGTATGCTTCTtttcttgatgaaagcactttgcgTATTGAAAACGAGGTCAGACATGTGAGGAGCAAGACGTGTGGCCATCATCTTTGCAATGATCTTGGCAACCGCATGGATGAGGCTTATGGGCCTAAACTCAGAAATGTCCTCTGCCCCCTCTTTCTTTGGAATGAGGGCAATATTTGCTGAGTTGAGCCAGTGGAGGTTGGAGATGTGGAGGGTTGAGAAGTTGTTGATTGCTCTCATAATGTCCGGCTTGACGATGTCCCAACATTCCTTGAAAAACACTCTGGTGAAGCCATCTGGCCCCGGCGCCTTATCACCGGGGAGATTATTGATGGCTGCGTGGACCTCCTCTTCGGTGAAGGGGTTGCCTAGCTCTGCAAGATCAAGAGCCGAATGCGGAATGCAGTCCCAGTTGAAGTCCTTGGTACGCGGGGGGCCTTCCCCATGGCCTTAGAAAAGTGTTGCTGGATGATTTCTTTCTTGTGGTCATGGTGTGTGCCCCACCCATTATTGTGTTTGAGACGGTGAATGAAGTTCTTCCTTCTACGGTGATTGATGCGGAGGTGAAAAAAGCGAGTGTTAGCATCTCCCTCTTTGAGTAACGTGATTCGTGAGCTTTGCCTTTTCCGTGCTCGTTCAAGAACCGCCAAAGCAAGAACTTTCCTTTTCAGCTCCTTTCTAAGGTTCCACTCAGCCGGGCTGAGTGTCCTTAGCTCTTGCGCGACGTCAAGGCGAAGAATGATCTCGAGAGCCATGTGGAGTTGGACTTTGTGGTTAGAGAATATAGCCTTGCTCCAGGTCTGCAGTCGTTGGCTCGTCCGTTTAAGCTTGTGGAAGAGTATCTGGTATGGCTCCGTGTGGGTCATCTCTTCATTCCAAGCATCAGTGACCGTTTTCTTGAAATTAGGCATCCTGATCCAGAAATTTTCAAAGCGAAAGGTTTTTGGTCGTTTCGGGCCCTTGTCGCAAGTTAGTAGCAGCGGGCAGTGATCGAAGAGCGAGGAAGATAGTGCATGAAGGATGTGAGAGCCAAAGTCAACATCCCAATCATCATTACAGAAAAAACTATCTAACTTGCTTAGTGTCGGGTTGGCCTGCTCATTGCTCCATGTATATTTCCTATTCTGTAGATGTATCTCTTTTAGCTCACATGAGTTGAGGGCGCTTCGGAAGCGAACAAGGCGACTACGGTCAACGTTAGAGCGGTTTTTGTCGCAGGCACGGTAAATCTGATTAAAATCACCTGCGACGAGCCATCTTGTACCCTGTTGTGGCTTCAGGCTTAATAGCTCTTGGAAGAACGCATCTTTAAGGTTGCTTCTTATAGGTCCGTAGACCGAAGTGAATTTGAAGGAGGTGCTGGTGCTGACCAGGGTGATTTTTGCAGAGATACTAAAGTTTCCAACAGAAATATTGTCCAACTTGATGTAATCTTCATTCCATAGAAGAAGAATCCCCCCTTTTGTTCCATCCGCCGGCTTCTCAGCAAAGTTCTTCAGTCTTTGGCCACCAAGGAAAGATGCAAGGAATGGGTCGACCACTGACAATTTCGTTTCCTGGAGGCACACAAGGTTGCACGGGGTAGCAGCAATGGTCTCGTGGACGGTGGCGCGACGATTTGGGCAGTTAAGACCGCGAACATTCCAGTTTAGAACTGAGAGACTTTCATTCATTGCAAACATAAGCTACATCATTGCAAGCACGCGGCGTACACATTAGCCTTGCCAAGGCAACATCATTAGGTAGCAATGGATCATTGCTACAAACAGGCACCACGAACACTACAGACATGTCTTCATAACTTAGACAACTAATCATAAGACATGTCTTCATAACATGAACTTATGCCGTATTTTATAATGTAATCATAAGACCAACAAATTACAAAAGTTATTTCATGAACTGTTGAATAACAGGAGTTTGGCCTCATGCGTACTTGGAGCACATTCGTCGTCCGGAGGGTGAAATGCATGTGCAATCAACAACAAACTCGAATATGCACCATAACTCACTGCCACTTGATCTTTCTGGATCAAATGAGACGAGAACCACCAGCCATGCACTGGATTCCATGGAAGAAGGGAGCAGAGATCAGTGACAGATGAATGCAAGGTTTcctcttatttatttccttttcttttgtaTTACAGGCTGACTTCATACCGTGGCACTACGTTAAAAAAAGGTCAATAGTGACCGGCCATTAACCGCCAATAGCAAAATTATAAGTGAGGAATTTCATGAATGCAGACTGGGTATTTCTTTCGGTCCATTTCTTTCGCCATTAATTGGCTAGAATTAATTGGCCTCCCGGTACATTTCTTTCGCCAAcaagttttgggaaccttctaaaaGTTTCCCACCGGTTTACTAGACTGGGTATTTTCTACATGGTTTTTGTTCGGTTTTTTGTTGGTTAGTTTTTTTTTCATTCTATTTCCAAtttttcttttccccttttccAAAATATGATTTTTATGATTTTCTGTAGTTTGATAAAATTTCaaaatttttgaactttttttgcaaaaaaattcgAACTTTCTTTTCGAATTTGTGTACTTTTTGTATTtcagtttctgatttttttttcaaatttttgtttctTGAAAAATTTGTGGATTTTTCTCTACTTCATGAACTTTTTTATTTAAATTTGTTAACTTTTTAAAAACTCGTGATTTTGTTAAATAATTTGCAAACTTTTCTCAAATACGCTATCTTTGTATCTAGATTTGTGAACTTTTATCAGATTCGTGATTTTTTATAGAAAAAGTCATGAACGTTTtctaaatttgtgaactttttttaaaatcctgattttttttaatttatgaacATACTTTGTTATCGcgaattttttcaaaattttgaaaaggcAACGGTGAGTGGTTGAGGATCAAAATCAACTGACGACCAAGGTAGTGAAGATCGATTGAGCGAGCCTGCTATGGAGCGATCGAGCAAAACGATCGATCGAGCTTAATGATGTCGTATAGGAGGTCTCCATGTTCGAGGGGTTGCACCTTACTTTGTTTTTAGATCAGTCGGAGCTGCTGAGTAGGCGCCCTTGCGGTGACAATGACGCAAGATGGGTTTTCGGTTCCGACGCTCGCTCAGTGCAGGCCCAGCGCTTTTCTCCTGTAACGCTCGTCGATAGACTCGAGCTGCTTGGTCGCTAGCGTGTGCGATGGACTATTTTGCATTGGCCGATGCAAGGCGCTTGTTTGCGGTGTAGGCTATCTCGGTTTTAGTCGATGGTGTAGTGGGAGTCATTGGCTCGGAGAGGAGTGATGACGATGACATCGGATTGCAACCTCGACAGTGCTTTTCTCCTCGGCGGGGTGTGTGTGTTCTTGTCTGGTTGCTAGATCGTCGGGAGTGTGTTGTTTTTGCGGGCATGTTGTACCGGTTTTCGCTCGGGTTTTTTTTAATTAACCGGGCAACTCTTTTCTTTCTTAACGAATTTGAGATCCTTTTGGGCCGACTTTAAAAAAAATTGCATGAAAAGAAAGAAAGATACTGAGCGGAAGGGCTCTGAATCTTGATTCTGAATTCCTTTCCACCGTCTCCGGTCCATTCCTCGTTGATCCCTTCctagtcaatatatatgtggaaccGTCTTGCGCCATATGTACTGATTCGAGAGGCATGGTCCGTTAGCGCATTGGACTCGAAACCCAAAATGTGCTAGCTGACAAAGAAAAAACTGTATATAACCAAGACATATTGGCTCTGAGTGGTTGATAAAAGGACTCTAAATTCTTTGGATAAAAGCCAAAAGGACTGGAAATCCCTTGAGTGCCAAGTCCATGCCTCGTTGACCACTCCTAGTCAAAGCCGCTGCTGTACTTCTATATTCGCTCTTGTATCCTGCTCGCATGCTAGACGTGCTGCTCGTTCATGGATCATTCTGTGCAGCGACGCCCGTTTGATTGATACCGACGACATCCTCGACCAACGAAGCGGCAGCGACGCCACCGACACCGGCGCAGCAGCCTCTGCCTACGCGGCAAAGTGCACCACCGTTGCACTGGAATTAATTTCGCCCCTGGTCCTGGTGGGGAGTATATACTGTAGTGCTAGAGCGAAATACGTCATCTGCTGATCGAATCTTCTTCTGGCACATCAACCGTTTTATACAGGCATGCCCTGGATATTTGGTAAAATGGATAGAATATGCATACAACATGGGCTGAAGAACATGATTTTAGATCTGGAAACCGGCCAGCCAACCAAGAGAATGCCTCGACAACGATCCACGAAATGATTGGCCCCTAGATGCACATGACTGGCACGAGATGTGCC
The sequence above is drawn from the Triticum aestivum cultivar Chinese Spring chromosome 7A, IWGSC CS RefSeq v2.1, whole genome shotgun sequence genome and encodes:
- the LOC123147723 gene encoding lipid phosphate phosphatase 2 — its product is MPPPATPAPSATVHPCLRTHGKEVARLHLFDWIVLLLLVATIGLLGLVQPFHRFVSQDMMADLRYPMKRSTVPDWAVPVIAVVVPMVFIVGIYIKRRNVYDLHHAILGLLFSVLITAIVTVAIKDAVGRPRPDFFWRCFPDGVPKYDNVTGDVICHGKPGAIKEGYKSFPSGHASGAFAGLGFLSWYLAGKMKAFDRRGHIAKLCIVLLPLLSATMVAVSRVTDYWHHWQDVFAGGVLGWVVASFCYLQFFPPPYSEHGVWPHAYLEHIRRPEGEMHVQSTTNSNMHHNSLPLDLSGSNETRTTSHALDSMEEGSRDQ